The Tenacibaculum sp. MAR_2010_89 genome has a window encoding:
- a CDS encoding acyltransferase family protein produces MKRLQSVDTLRGLTIIAMILVNNPGTWSFVYPPLLHAKWHGLTPTDLIFPFFLFIVGISIALAYKNKNANKATYKKIIVRSLKLVGLGLFINIFTPNFPFFEELQTIRIPGVLQRIGIVFFVSSILFLNLTIKSIISVIIFVLIGYFLFTGFIHLPNGELPSFDNNLNNWSNYTDYKILGKHMWRSTFDPEGLLSTIPSIVTCLLGIVAGKILTFKNNYKKEHQLLFYAIILFTLGYTWSIWYPINKTIWTGSFVLVTAGWASFALSITYYINDIKNITLSKKLIYVSKNAITIYFLSMVIAKTFYLIKVNDNESIHSWLFNIFFNHHIQITELASLLYALSVVSFYLLLSYILFKKNIFFKV; encoded by the coding sequence GTGAAACGATTACAATCAGTTGATACACTTAGAGGGCTAACTATAATTGCAATGATTCTAGTTAACAACCCAGGTACTTGGAGCTTTGTTTACCCTCCATTACTTCATGCTAAATGGCATGGATTAACTCCAACTGATTTAATCTTTCCCTTTTTTTTATTTATCGTAGGAATATCAATAGCACTAGCTTATAAAAATAAGAACGCTAACAAAGCTACTTATAAAAAAATAATTGTTAGAAGTTTAAAATTAGTTGGATTAGGTTTATTTATAAATATTTTTACTCCAAATTTTCCTTTTTTTGAGGAACTACAAACTATAAGAATACCTGGTGTACTGCAAAGAATAGGAATTGTTTTTTTTGTTTCTTCAATATTATTTCTAAACCTAACTATAAAAAGTATTATCTCAGTAATCATCTTTGTATTAATAGGGTATTTTTTATTTACAGGTTTTATACATTTACCTAATGGAGAACTCCCTTCTTTTGATAACAATTTAAACAATTGGTCAAATTATACTGATTATAAAATTCTAGGAAAACATATGTGGAGAAGTACTTTTGATCCAGAAGGCCTACTTAGCACCATTCCGTCAATTGTAACTTGCTTGCTAGGTATCGTTGCTGGTAAAATACTTACTTTCAAAAACAACTATAAAAAAGAACACCAATTACTTTTTTATGCTATAATTCTTTTTACTCTAGGCTACACTTGGAGTATTTGGTACCCTATAAATAAAACTATTTGGACAGGTAGCTTTGTTTTAGTTACGGCAGGCTGGGCTTCATTTGCCCTTTCTATTACTTATTATATTAATGATATAAAAAACATTACACTAAGTAAAAAGCTTATATATGTTAGTAAAAATGCCATAACTATTTATTTTTTATCAATGGTAATAGCCAAAACATTTTATTTAATTAAAGTAAATGATAATGAAAGTATACATTCTTGGTTATTTAATATTTTTTTCAACCATCATATTCAAATTACTGAGTTAGCCTCTTTGCTATATGCTCTTAGCGTTGTTTCTTTTTATCTTTTACTAAGTTACATTCTTTTTAAAAAGAATATTTTTTTTAAAGTATAA
- the udk gene encoding uridine kinase yields MFVIGIAGGTGSGKTTVVNQIINELPADEVCVISQDSYYCKTDNLTYEERTKINFDHPRAIDFDLLVEHLKQLKNKQIIEQPIYSFVAHNRTKDSIKTHPRKVIIVEGILIFNSKELRDLCDIKVFVHADADERLIRRVRRDIKERGRDIDEVLSRYQHTLKPMHQQFIEPTKNFADIIIPGGGHNKVAIDIVRTVINDRL; encoded by the coding sequence ATTTTTGTTATTGGTATTGCTGGTGGAACTGGAAGTGGAAAAACAACCGTAGTAAATCAAATAATTAATGAACTTCCTGCGGATGAGGTTTGTGTAATTTCTCAAGACTCATATTACTGTAAAACTGATAATCTTACTTACGAAGAAAGAACAAAAATAAACTTTGACCATCCTAGAGCTATTGACTTTGACTTATTAGTTGAACACCTAAAACAACTAAAAAATAAGCAAATTATTGAACAACCAATATATTCATTTGTTGCACACAATAGAACGAAAGACTCTATCAAAACACACCCTAGAAAGGTTATAATAGTAGAAGGTATATTAATTTTCAACAGTAAAGAATTACGTGATTTATGCGATATAAAAGTTTTTGTACATGCAGATGCAGACGAGAGACTTATAAGAAGAGTTCGTAGAGATATTAAAGAACGTGGTAGAGACATTGATGAAGTTTTAAGTAGATACCAACACACACTAAAACCAATGCATCAGCAGTTTATTGAACCAACTAAAAATTTCGCTGATATTATTATACCTGGTGGTGGCCACAATAAAGTAGCTATAGATATTGTTAGAACTGTAATAAACGATCGCCTATAA
- a CDS encoding septum formation initiator family protein, whose protein sequence is MNLKSLKNKSPFKIITNIYILILTVFIIWMLFLDENSYLTHREFNEEIKELETWIDYHKQKIAIDKETIEKLKDSLELERYAREKYLMKKENEDLYIIEFDTIKK, encoded by the coding sequence ATGAATTTAAAATCACTAAAAAATAAATCTCCATTTAAAATTATAACGAATATTTATATTCTTATTTTGACTGTCTTTATAATATGGATGCTTTTTTTAGATGAAAATTCGTACCTTACCCATAGAGAGTTTAATGAAGAGATTAAAGAGCTCGAAACATGGATTGACTATCACAAACAAAAAATTGCAATAGACAAAGAAACAATAGAAAAACTGAAAGATTCTTTAGAACTTGAGCGCTATGCACGTGAAAAATATCTTATGAAAAAAGAAAACGAAGATTTATATATTATTGAATTTGATACTATAAAAAAATAA
- a CDS encoding methylmalonyl-CoA mutase subunit beta gives MDNYLFNEFQEVTSQAWKTKIQVDLKGADYNDTLLWKTNEGITVKPFYTKEDRTQQNIHLPKKEFNICQSITVEDEKKANSLANDYLKRGANSIEFIVNNHLDYKTLLINIDLQNTVLYFRFKHLNSKLISDISEFINSDNCYFNIDIIGNLASTGNWHKSQNEDHTEIESIIKNATNSICVNTSIYQNSGATITQQLAYTLAHANEYLNHFDKEAAHKIHFNFSIGSNYFFEIAKTRAFRILWNSLLKEYDVKETTAHIFSQPSLRNKTLYDYNVNMLRTTSECMSAILGGADTITNLSYDKLFHKPNEFGERISRNQLLVLKEECELESAQHIANGTYYIESLTNQLAQQALDIFKQIENGGGFLKQLQEGTIQRKIAESAIKEQEQFDNGLLVLLGTNKIQNEKDKMKSDIEIDPFLKKRNKKNTNTAYNPKKTS, from the coding sequence ATGGATAATTATTTATTTAACGAATTTCAAGAGGTAACGTCTCAAGCTTGGAAAACTAAGATACAGGTAGACTTAAAAGGCGCTGACTATAACGATACTTTATTATGGAAAACTAATGAAGGAATCACCGTAAAACCCTTTTACACTAAAGAAGATAGAACTCAACAAAACATACATCTTCCCAAAAAAGAGTTCAATATTTGCCAATCAATCACTGTAGAAGACGAAAAAAAAGCAAACTCTTTAGCTAATGATTACTTAAAAAGAGGAGCCAACAGTATTGAATTCATAGTAAATAATCATTTAGATTACAAAACTCTTCTAATTAATATAGACCTTCAAAACACTGTTTTATATTTCAGATTTAAACACTTAAATTCAAAGCTAATTTCAGACATATCAGAATTCATCAATTCTGACAATTGCTATTTCAATATTGATATTATTGGTAATTTAGCAAGCACTGGAAACTGGCACAAAAGTCAAAATGAAGACCATACAGAAATTGAGTCTATTATAAAAAACGCTACAAATTCAATTTGCGTAAATACTTCTATCTATCAAAATTCAGGAGCAACAATCACTCAACAGCTTGCTTACACTTTAGCACATGCTAACGAATACCTTAATCACTTTGATAAAGAAGCTGCTCATAAAATTCATTTTAATTTTTCTATTGGAAGTAATTATTTTTTTGAAATCGCAAAAACAAGAGCTTTCAGAATACTATGGAACTCTCTTCTAAAAGAATACGATGTAAAAGAAACAACAGCACATATTTTTTCACAACCTAGCTTGCGAAATAAAACTTTATACGATTATAACGTAAACATGCTTCGAACTACTTCAGAATGCATGAGCGCTATACTAGGAGGAGCTGACACTATTACTAATTTATCTTATGATAAACTATTCCACAAACCAAATGAATTTGGTGAACGAATATCAAGAAATCAATTATTAGTACTAAAAGAAGAATGCGAATTAGAAAGCGCACAACATATTGCTAATGGAACTTATTACATAGAATCATTAACAAACCAATTAGCACAACAAGCATTAGACATCTTTAAACAAATAGAAAATGGTGGCGGATTTCTAAAACAATTACAAGAAGGAACTATTCAACGCAAAATAGCCGAATCTGCAATAAAAGAGCAAGAACAATTTGATAATGGTTTATTAGTTTTATTAGGCACTAATAAAATTCAAAATGAAAAAGATAAAATGAAGAGCGATATTGAAATTGATCCTTTCTTAAAAAAGCGAAATAAAAAAAACACTAATACAGCCTATAATCCAAAAAAGACTAGCTGA
- the scpA gene encoding methylmalonyl-CoA mutase, translating into MSRKDISNIKIAQDKTSEVNSYKHESFVAGIAPNLRGPYSTMYVRRPWTIRQYAGFSTAEESNAFYRRNLAAGQKGLSVAFDLATHRGYDSDHERVQGDVGKAGVAIDSVEDMKVLFNQIPLDKMSVSMTMNGAVLPILAFYIVAAEEQGVAPELLSGTIQNDILKEFMVRNTYIYPPTPSMKIIADIFKYTSDNMPKFNSISISGYHMQEAGATPDIELAYTLADGLEYIKKGLEAGMDIDTFAPRLSFFWAIGMNHFMEIAKMRAGRMLWAKIVKQFNPKNPKSLALRTHCQTSGWSLTEQDPFNNVARTTIEAMAAAFGGTQSLHTNALDEAIALPTDFSARIARNTQIYLQQETNITKTVDPWAGSYHVEKLTEDIADKAWKLMQEVEELGGMTKAIEKGIPKMRIEEAAAKKQAKIDSNQDVIVGVNKYQLEEEDPLHILEVDNEAVRQSQIERLNSLKANRNEEAVKKSLENITQCSKDGLGNLLDLAVKAARNRATLGEISDAMESVFGRHKAVHKTISGVYSKEIKDDKLFKKAIELADNFSELEGRRPRIMIAKLGQDGHDRGAKVVATGYADLGFDVDIGPLFQTPIEATKQAIENDVHILGISSLAAGHKTLVPQVIAELKKYGREDIMVIVGGVIPAQDYEFLFEAGAVGVFGPGTKIAQAAIDMLTILIDSIEE; encoded by the coding sequence ATGAGTAGAAAAGATATATCAAATATTAAAATAGCTCAAGATAAAACTTCAGAAGTTAACAGTTACAAACATGAAAGTTTTGTTGCAGGAATAGCACCCAATCTTAGAGGACCGTATTCAACCATGTATGTTCGAAGACCCTGGACTATTCGTCAATATGCAGGTTTCTCAACAGCAGAAGAAAGTAATGCTTTTTATAGAAGAAATTTAGCAGCAGGCCAAAAAGGATTATCTGTTGCTTTTGACCTAGCAACACATCGTGGATATGATTCTGATCATGAACGTGTACAAGGTGATGTAGGAAAAGCTGGAGTGGCAATTGACTCAGTTGAAGACATGAAGGTGTTATTTAACCAAATACCTTTGGATAAAATGTCTGTTTCAATGACCATGAACGGAGCTGTTTTACCTATACTCGCATTCTATATTGTTGCTGCTGAAGAACAAGGTGTTGCTCCTGAATTATTATCTGGAACTATTCAAAATGACATATTAAAAGAGTTCATGGTGCGAAATACTTATATCTACCCACCTACTCCTTCTATGAAAATAATTGCTGATATATTTAAATATACCAGTGACAACATGCCTAAATTTAATTCAATTTCAATCTCAGGATACCACATGCAAGAAGCTGGTGCTACTCCTGATATTGAATTAGCTTATACATTAGCTGACGGATTAGAATACATAAAAAAAGGATTAGAGGCAGGTATGGACATTGACACTTTTGCCCCACGCCTTTCTTTTTTCTGGGCAATTGGAATGAATCATTTCATGGAAATAGCCAAAATGAGAGCTGGTAGAATGCTATGGGCTAAAATTGTAAAACAATTCAACCCTAAAAATCCAAAATCATTAGCTTTAAGAACTCACTGCCAAACAAGTGGTTGGAGCTTAACAGAACAAGACCCATTTAACAATGTTGCCAGAACAACTATTGAAGCAATGGCCGCAGCTTTTGGAGGTACACAAAGCTTACACACTAATGCACTAGATGAAGCTATTGCTTTACCAACTGATTTTTCTGCTAGGATTGCCAGAAACACTCAAATATACCTACAACAAGAAACCAATATTACAAAAACCGTTGATCCTTGGGCAGGAAGCTATCATGTAGAAAAACTTACCGAAGACATTGCTGATAAAGCATGGAAACTCATGCAAGAAGTTGAAGAACTTGGAGGCATGACCAAAGCAATTGAGAAAGGAATCCCTAAAATGCGTATTGAAGAAGCTGCTGCTAAAAAACAAGCAAAAATTGACAGCAATCAAGATGTAATCGTAGGAGTAAACAAATACCAACTAGAAGAGGAAGACCCTTTACACATATTAGAGGTCGACAACGAAGCAGTTAGACAATCACAAATAGAACGCTTAAATAGCTTAAAAGCTAACAGAAACGAAGAAGCTGTAAAAAAATCACTAGAAAACATAACTCAATGCTCTAAAGATGGACTTGGGAATCTATTAGACCTAGCCGTTAAAGCAGCAAGAAATAGAGCTACTTTGGGTGAAATATCTGATGCTATGGAAAGCGTTTTCGGACGTCATAAAGCAGTACATAAAACCATATCTGGCGTGTATAGTAAAGAAATAAAGGATGACAAATTATTTAAAAAAGCTATTGAATTAGCCGATAATTTTTCTGAATTAGAAGGTCGTAGACCAAGAATTATGATAGCAAAATTAGGTCAAGATGGTCATGATCGTGGCGCAAAAGTTGTTGCTACAGGATACGCTGACTTAGGTTTTGATGTAGATATAGGCCCACTATTTCAAACACCAATAGAAGCCACTAAACAAGCTATTGAAAATGATGTACATATTTTAGGAATTTCTTCATTAGCCGCTGGTCACAAAACACTAGTTCCACAAGTAATTGCAGAATTAAAAAAATACGGTCGTGAAGATATTATGGTTATTGTAGGCGGTGTAATTCCCGCACAAGATTATGAGTTTTTATTTGAAGCTGGAGCCGTAGGTGTTTTTGGTCCTGGAACCAAAATTGCTCAAGCCGCTATAGATATGCTTACCATACTTATTGACAGTATAGAAGAATAA
- a CDS encoding sterol desaturase family protein, producing MYSNFVTLLEKISSITTPLLFIVIIIELTFLFIGKRIKLKKESLVSFLSLVIGTIPYLLFYASLELNIMIWFYENISLWTLSNQWYIWLLCFLSYDFLWWAVHYAGHKVRILWCIHGVHHTPKEMNMSVAIRGSLFDFFQYFHILVWLPIIGLNPYMILTVDVISRLYGVFTHINETKFRKTPLLNKLLITPMLHRVHHSSNSIYLDTNFSNVFSIWDRLFNTYQEELDTIKPIYGITESESKSINTENVFSSQFGLLKDLFHDIRSTPSIKNKIKFLFMPPDWKPSSSARKNTYQHQI from the coding sequence ATGTATTCGAATTTCGTAACCTTGCTAGAAAAAATATCTTCAATCACAACACCTTTATTATTTATTGTAATAATAATTGAACTAACATTTCTTTTTATTGGAAAAAGAATAAAACTAAAAAAAGAAAGTCTTGTTAGCTTTTTATCTCTAGTGATTGGAACAATACCCTACTTACTCTTTTATGCTTCTTTAGAACTAAACATAATGATATGGTTTTATGAAAACATAAGCCTTTGGACACTTAGCAACCAATGGTATATATGGTTATTATGTTTTTTATCCTATGATTTCCTATGGTGGGCAGTCCATTATGCTGGACATAAAGTCAGAATTCTTTGGTGTATACACGGAGTTCATCATACCCCAAAAGAAATGAATATGAGTGTTGCTATTAGAGGTTCTCTTTTTGATTTTTTTCAATACTTTCACATATTAGTATGGCTACCAATCATAGGTTTAAATCCATATATGATATTAACTGTAGATGTTATATCTCGATTATACGGTGTTTTCACCCATATAAACGAAACGAAATTTAGAAAAACCCCACTACTAAATAAACTACTTATTACTCCAATGTTACATAGGGTTCATCATTCAAGTAACTCCATTTACCTTGACACTAACTTTTCAAATGTTTTTTCAATATGGGATAGGCTATTCAACACCTATCAAGAAGAATTAGATACCATTAAACCAATTTACGGTATTACTGAAAGTGAGAGTAAATCAATCAATACAGAAAACGTTTTTAGCAGCCAATTTGGGCTTTTAAAAGATTTATTTCATGACATAAGATCCACTCCAAGTATAAAAAACAAAATAAAATTTTTATTTATGCCTCCCGACTGGAAACCATCATCTAGCGCTAGAAAAAACACATATCAACATCAAATATGA
- a CDS encoding phosphatidylserine decarboxylase codes for MKIQFIDRKTGETHTETPPGEGFLKLLYNNPFGKIALLPLAKRKFLSSWYGKLMSKPNSINKIKGFVKELNINMDEAEKSIEDYTSFNDFFYRKLKKSARPIESDFISPGDGKMLAFENISDVHNFFIKGRKFTLEEFLGDKTLAKEYKNSSLIILRLAPNDYHRYHFPYEGTPSKMTKIKGDYFSVSPYALASNFTKVFCENKREYCILKTKEKGNIVVAPVGATMVGSIIDTYKPNTQIQKGEEMGYFAFGGSTIVLLVDKNKLKIDNDIINNTKNHIETFVKMGEKIGK; via the coding sequence ATGAAAATTCAATTTATTGATAGAAAAACAGGTGAAACGCATACTGAAACTCCACCTGGCGAAGGTTTTTTAAAACTATTATACAATAATCCTTTTGGTAAAATTGCTCTACTACCTTTAGCAAAACGAAAGTTTTTATCTTCTTGGTACGGGAAACTCATGAGTAAACCAAACTCTATCAACAAAATAAAAGGCTTTGTAAAAGAGTTAAACATAAACATGGACGAAGCAGAAAAATCTATAGAAGACTACACCTCTTTTAATGATTTTTTCTACAGAAAACTTAAAAAAAGCGCCAGACCTATCGAAAGTGATTTTATATCTCCTGGAGATGGTAAAATGTTAGCATTTGAAAATATTTCTGACGTACATAACTTTTTTATTAAAGGTAGAAAATTTACTTTAGAAGAATTTCTAGGAGATAAGACACTCGCTAAAGAATATAAAAACTCTTCCTTAATTATTTTACGACTAGCTCCAAATGATTATCACAGGTATCATTTCCCTTATGAAGGAACTCCTTCTAAAATGACAAAAATAAAAGGTGACTACTTTTCTGTTTCTCCTTATGCTTTAGCTTCAAATTTCACGAAAGTTTTTTGTGAAAATAAACGAGAGTACTGTATTCTTAAAACTAAAGAAAAAGGAAATATAGTAGTAGCTCCAGTTGGTGCAACTATGGTTGGAAGTATTATAGATACTTACAAACCTAACACGCAAATACAAAAAGGAGAAGAAATGGGATACTTTGCTTTTGGAGGTTCTACCATCGTTTTATTAGTTGATAAAAACAAACTAAAAATAGATAATGACATTATAAATAACACTAAAAATCATATAGAAACATTTGTTAAAATGGGAGAAAAAATAGGCAAATAA
- the ccsA gene encoding cytochrome c biogenesis protein CcsA, with product MKKILNILYSTRLTAVLFLVFAVAMAVATFVENDFGTQTSKALIYNTWWFEVIMIFFAINFFGNIFRYRLYKKEKWSVLLFHVAFLFIIIGAGITRYISYEGIMIIDEGESTDTFYSETNYLNVVVDNNEFQKTTANKLLLSAWGKNSASFTETFQPKKAGKEHKIELNLVNYIPWSESKLVLDKNGTEHLFFVESSSGSRHEHYIKRGTIQNIHNILVGFEAPNNNASINFFYEDNNLKLTSKNDGDWLRMADQKRGKIVKDSTQNFQLLTLHTINGMQFVVPKSPEKGEMKTVSGKKDPKKYDTVIFDVSVNGETKRVNFYGGQYNVDNQENFSIGGLNFRAWYGAKQLQTPFKVKLNDFQLEKYPGSESAAAYGSEITVITPKETFDFRIFMNHILDYKGYKLFQSSYKIEEDKEQTHLSVNHDFWGTWVSYIGYFLLFFGLIASLFSKNTRFDYLKNSLKKVQKKKLTMFIVFVFLLTNTINAQQHSQHKKLSNQQIDSILSANKVDKKHAKSFSKLVIQDAGGRMKPAHTFASELIRKVAQTESFKGMTPSQVLLSIAESPRFWFEVPVIYLAKSANKDIREVLGLPEDAKYARLSDFVTATGEYKIKAAVEESQKTKIKNKFQTDLIKIDRRVGLLYSAIGGGILKIYPIPGDENNKWVSQPETLHAGFKGTDSVFVRQSLPVYLKLLQASKKSGNYTETNKILDGIKKFQKKYGAEVIPSEDKVDLEIIYNNINIFQKLSRYYALVGLLLVLFVILQIFYNKSKVLNYTIKGFIGLAILLFIFHVVGLGMRWYISGNAPWSNAYESLIFVAFATMLFGLLLGKKSALTIGASTFLVSVILMFAGQNWIDPEIANLQPVLNSWWLLVHTSIIVSAYGPFGLGMILGIVTLFLMVFTNKKNKKKMDLHIKELTIINEMAITVGLILFTVGNFLGGMWANESWGRYWGWDPKETWALISIMVYAFVLHMRLIPGLRGRFTFNLWSVIAFYSVMMTYMGVNFYLSGLHSYASGDKVITPTSVYLSIAFVSLLGVIAWFKNQKFYKK from the coding sequence ATGAAGAAAATCTTAAATATCCTCTATTCTACACGTTTAACAGCTGTGTTATTTCTCGTATTTGCCGTAGCAATGGCAGTTGCTACTTTTGTTGAAAATGATTTTGGAACGCAAACATCGAAAGCACTTATATATAACACTTGGTGGTTCGAAGTTATCATGATCTTTTTTGCTATTAACTTTTTTGGAAACATCTTTAGATATCGTCTATATAAAAAGGAAAAATGGTCTGTTTTATTATTTCATGTTGCCTTTTTATTTATTATAATCGGTGCTGGTATTACTCGTTATATTAGTTATGAGGGAATTATGATTATTGATGAAGGTGAGTCTACCGATACATTCTACTCTGAAACAAATTATTTAAATGTAGTTGTTGATAATAATGAGTTTCAAAAAACAACAGCAAATAAATTATTACTTTCTGCTTGGGGTAAAAACTCAGCAAGTTTTACAGAAACTTTTCAACCTAAAAAAGCTGGAAAAGAACATAAAATAGAACTTAATTTGGTTAATTACATACCTTGGTCTGAAAGTAAATTAGTTTTAGATAAAAATGGAACCGAACACTTATTTTTTGTAGAAAGCTCAAGTGGTAGCAGACATGAGCATTATATAAAGAGAGGTACTATACAAAACATACATAATATTTTAGTAGGTTTTGAAGCTCCAAACAACAACGCTTCTATTAACTTTTTTTATGAAGATAACAATTTAAAACTAACATCAAAAAACGATGGTGACTGGTTAAGAATGGCTGATCAGAAACGTGGTAAAATAGTAAAAGATAGTACTCAAAATTTTCAACTACTAACATTGCATACAATTAATGGAATGCAGTTCGTAGTTCCAAAATCTCCAGAAAAAGGAGAAATGAAAACTGTTAGTGGGAAAAAAGATCCGAAAAAATATGACACAGTTATTTTTGATGTATCGGTTAATGGAGAAACAAAAAGAGTGAATTTTTATGGTGGTCAATACAATGTCGACAATCAAGAAAACTTTAGTATCGGTGGTTTAAATTTTAGAGCATGGTATGGTGCAAAACAATTACAAACCCCTTTTAAAGTTAAATTAAACGACTTTCAACTAGAAAAATATCCAGGATCAGAAAGTGCAGCTGCCTATGGTAGTGAGATAACTGTTATTACGCCAAAAGAAACTTTTGATTTTAGAATTTTTATGAATCATATTTTAGATTATAAAGGGTATAAACTTTTTCAATCAAGTTATAAAATAGAAGAAGATAAAGAACAAACTCATTTATCTGTAAATCATGATTTTTGGGGAACTTGGGTTTCTTATATCGGATACTTTTTATTGTTTTTTGGTTTAATTGCTTCCTTATTTTCAAAGAATACTCGTTTTGATTATTTAAAGAACTCTTTAAAAAAGGTTCAAAAGAAAAAACTTACAATGTTTATTGTATTTGTTTTCCTTTTAACAAATACAATAAACGCTCAGCAACACAGTCAACATAAAAAACTTTCTAATCAACAAATAGATAGTATTTTATCTGCAAACAAAGTTGATAAAAAACATGCTAAATCTTTCAGTAAATTAGTTATACAGGATGCTGGAGGAAGAATGAAACCTGCACATACTTTTGCTTCTGAATTGATTAGAAAAGTAGCACAAACTGAAAGCTTTAAAGGCATGACACCAAGTCAAGTTTTATTATCTATTGCTGAAAGCCCAAGGTTTTGGTTTGAAGTACCTGTAATTTATTTAGCTAAATCTGCTAATAAAGATATTCGTGAAGTTTTAGGTTTACCAGAAGATGCTAAATATGCAAGATTATCAGATTTTGTTACAGCAACTGGAGAATATAAAATTAAAGCAGCTGTAGAAGAATCTCAAAAAACAAAAATTAAAAATAAATTCCAAACAGATTTAATCAAAATTGATAGAAGGGTTGGATTACTGTATAGTGCAATTGGTGGTGGAATTTTAAAAATCTATCCAATTCCTGGTGATGAAAACAATAAATGGGTTTCTCAACCAGAAACATTACATGCCGGTTTTAAAGGAACAGATTCAGTTTTTGTACGTCAATCTTTGCCTGTTTATTTAAAACTCCTACAAGCTTCAAAAAAATCTGGAAACTACACAGAAACCAATAAAATTTTAGACGGAATTAAAAAGTTTCAAAAAAAATATGGAGCAGAAGTTATTCCTTCAGAAGACAAAGTAGATTTAGAGATTATTTATAATAATATTAATATTTTTCAAAAGCTATCAAGATACTATGCTCTTGTTGGTCTTTTACTAGTTTTATTTGTGATTTTACAAATCTTCTATAATAAATCAAAAGTTTTAAATTATACAATAAAAGGATTCATTGGTTTAGCAATTTTACTATTTATTTTTCATGTTGTTGGTTTAGGTATGCGTTGGTACATAAGCGGGAATGCACCTTGGAGTAACGCATATGAAAGCTTAATATTTGTTGCTTTTGCTACCATGTTATTTGGCTTATTGTTGGGTAAGAAATCTGCATTAACTATTGGAGCTAGTACATTTTTAGTTTCTGTTATTTTAATGTTTGCTGGTCAAAACTGGATAGATCCAGAAATTGCTAATTTACAACCAGTATTAAATTCTTGGTGGTTATTGGTTCATACTTCTATAATTGTTTCAGCTTATGGTCCATTTGGACTAGGAATGATTTTAGGTATTGTTACTTTATTCTTAATGGTATTTACTAACAAAAAGAATAAAAAGAAAATGGATTTACACATAAAAGAGTTAACCATTATTAATGAAATGGCTATAACTGTTGGTCTTATATTATTTACTGTTGGAAATTTCCTAGGCGGTATGTGGGCAAATGAAAGTTGGGGACGTTATTGGGGCTGGGACCCAAAAGAAACTTGGGCTTTAATATCTATTATGGTATATGCTTTTGTATTACATATGCGTTTAATACCTGGTTTACGTGGAAGATTTACCTTTAATTTATGGTCTGTTATTGCATTTTACTCAGTTATGATGACCTATATGGGTGTGAATTTCTATCTTTCTGGACTACACTCATATGCTAGTGGAGATAAGGTAATTACACCAACATCAGTATATTTATCTATAGCTTTTGTTTCTTTATTAGGAGTTATTGCATGGTTTAAAAATCAAAAATTTTACAAGAAGTAA